atattttattatataaaaatctatTAAGAACCATCTTGCCCTGTGCGTTCCACAAATGTCACAAATATTTCTCAGTATTTAAACAATCTTATTCCCTCTCGTTTTAactaaaacattgttaaaaataataatagccaTCTTACGTTTTTACACTCTCGTGCGATTACTTGTTCCTGTATGCTCTCTCTGCCATTCTCACCCACAAAAGTGTGAGTAGGGTGAGCAAACAATATGTTTATTTTCCAAAAGTGCTGTCTTCTCCAAATTGGCATTCATTATGAGCGCAGTCTGTGAAACGGTCCAGTATGCTGGTCACGTCTCCTCCTGCCTGACAACAGGCAGACTGCCGAGGGTTAGCAGGCTTATCACTTTTGTTGcccattaaaaagaaaatgtgcaaCGAAAATACTTGACACTTGTGTTCTTATAAAATTGCTTTCAGTAAATCAACAAGATAATAAGTTGCAATATACACAAGCAAACTCAAGAAAACATATTTCTTTTAGAAACTTTTATTATGAGACTAAACTGTAGAAAATATGGAGATAAGGCATATTCTGAAAGATGCAAACCCCAGCATTGTAAAGGCAAAGTGGAACAGTGTGGAGACACAAAACACCTCCGTTTGGACAATAGCTGCATAATAACCTTTGATCACTTCGAGTCATATTACAATTGCAATTATTATTCCTATTAAATAAGACACGTTGGTGTTGAAATTTAAACTCTTGAGTATTAAACTCCTCTAAAACCTCCACAACCGTAAAGGGAATTGCCAGCTGCGATGCATTTGAGACTATAAGTCTGAATAAGCGAGAGGTAATGAGCAATTTACGGCAGGCTATAGgtcaaaaatatatacatattaaaatgaatgtgtACAAAAACATCTATAAATCTCTTACATACAAAAATAgcttaatatatttcaaaaaacaacattttatacaAATAGAACTTCATATAATAAAATTCGCCAAGTTGGAAGCATATTAGAGTTGTGAGGGGGCAAACTTTCTTTGATTACATTAGCATAGGTAAAGAACAACGTTTgcttattgttgttgtttttttgtatatatgcCACAGTGTCGTggaaagtcattttaaaatagatttctTGGGCGAATGCGCTGGAAGGACTGGTCTCCCGCTCTTCCCTTTTAGTCCTTTGGCTCTTTGACACTCGGGACCCGTGGTTTGCCGGTTTACATGGGCCATCTCTGGGTGTGGATTCGAGTCTATCCGAACCGGACTGCAGCGCAAACGCAGTGCTGTGTTCTTGGAGGACATCCGAGTTCCTCCCAAGCGAGTGCTGCGATTTTTATGAGATTCCTAGAAAGAGAACATGTCATGGTAAATATCTTGCATGAACAACaaaatcgtaaaaaaaaaaagctgcaatAATGATGTTCTGATTCATACGAACCTTTCACGAACGTTCAAAACCAGTTGGTGAAGTCCAGGAGCTCTTGTTCTTCTGGACTCAGAGGGTCGTAGGAGCCCTCATCTGAGGAGTAAGAGGACACTGGCGAACCGGCCATAGAGTTCATGTCATTAGCGTAGTTCTGGGAGATGGTGGGTGACAGGACGCCCGACTGGAACGCCGCGCTCACCGCGTCATGCTCGTCCAGGAGCTGCTGGAGCGCGCGGATGTACTCCACAGCGGAGCGCAGCGTCTCCACTTTGCTCATCTTCTTGTTCGCCGCTCCGTTGGGAACGTGTTCGCGGAGAGTAGCAAAGCCGTTGTTCACCAGCTTTACCCGGTTGCGTTCTCTCTCGTTCCGCCTGGCCACCGCGTGCGGCTGCTGCTGAGGCAAGCTGTACCCGAAGCCGGCGAAGTTCAGCCTCCTTTTGCAACGGAGCAGCTCCGGAGAGGATGAGCGCTGCCTCTTCGCCTGCTTCGATGCGGACTTGTTGCTGCACTGGCTGTCGGTCGGACTGAGTTGGATGCTCTGAGAGGCAAAAAAGCAGGCAGGTGGCATGAACTGCTGCTGGTTTACGCTTATTTCCATCTTGGCAGTGATGTCCATTTCGCGGATGGAGAAAAAGAGAGCGAGGAGAAGCACTAAAGTTTTCTTTGGACTGCCCAGTGGCCGTGCGTCTTGCTCGTGGCGTTCACGTGTGGCTTCAATGGGCAGGGGTGCTCCGGACTCTCGACCTGTTCTGAGTTGGGAGATGGAAACAGCGCGGCCTTTTCAATACGCCGACGGCCCGCCGCGCGTTCCCCTGACCACGCCCCCTGAGATGCGCCTGCGTTGCGTACGCCAGGCGCGTGCCGCTCCTGCCACTGAGTAAACAACTTCTCGTAAAGAATGACTAGAGGTGTTTTTCGGTTATGACAAGTGTTTCTCGAAgaacaaacacacgcacacatcgAACTTCGAGCTGCAATGAAGGCATCCCGTAACCTTGTAAAATTTAACAAGGGCGCATTTCGATTTTTCTTCATGGCGCTTTGAGAAACGAGTCATTAAACTTGcgattaacacattttaaaacacgGAAAAAGCTACAAGAAAAATACAAGAGCCAAGCATGTTTACGGAGACGATGGACTGTATTTACAGCTAAATATATATTCGAAATACCATGAAATTGTTCAAATTCTTTTATAATAATGGcagaatagaaaaaaataaacaatgaaaaagttTAGAAACACAAAACCACTCATAGAAACGTAAATAAGGAGAGAAAATATCAAACTATTGTTTTGGCCATTAAATAGGTTACTGGCATCAATGATAAAAATTCATAACATTTGAAACATAGTTGACAACTTTCCCTGACCTGAAATTTacgaaaaaaaaagtaaaataaaataggaaaTGTAGTTTGGAGGACAGGCTTCAGGTGTTTGAAATCactttcaacatattttttgtgCATATGATTAGTGTTTGTGAGAACTTGCCCCAGTTTACTCTATTATTTAATC
The Ctenopharyngodon idella isolate HZGC_01 chromosome 4, HZGC01, whole genome shotgun sequence genome window above contains:
- the ascl1a gene encoding achaete-scute homolog 1a isoform X2 gives rise to the protein MFSDRSIQLSPTDSQCSNKSASKQAKRQRSSSPELLRCKRRLNFAGFGYSLPQQQPHAVARRNERERNRVKLVNNGFATLREHVPNGAANKKMSKVETLRSAVEYIRALQQLLDEHDAVSAAFQSGVLSPTISQNYANDMNSMAGSPVSSYSSDEGSYDPLSPEEQELLDFTNWF
- the ascl1a gene encoding achaete-scute homolog 1a isoform X1, which produces MDITAKMEISVNQQQFMPPACFFASQSIQLSPTDSQCSNKSASKQAKRQRSSSPELLRCKRRLNFAGFGYSLPQQQPHAVARRNERERNRVKLVNNGFATLREHVPNGAANKKMSKVETLRSAVEYIRALQQLLDEHDAVSAAFQSGVLSPTISQNYANDMNSMAGSPVSSYSSDEGSYDPLSPEEQELLDFTNWF